The following are encoded together in the Brassica napus cultivar Da-Ae chromosome A9, Da-Ae, whole genome shotgun sequence genome:
- the LOC106358886 gene encoding uncharacterized protein LOC106358886, protein MSNHVRDIPGSPKESYKMLYSYLYMLEQVNPGTKTCLKLDDRSKFEYLFIALGACIEGFAVMRKVIAVEGIRLKNGGVLVFAKAQDPNGQSYPLAFAVVDGENLASWTWFFEMLKSVIPDSSELVFISTLHQSLIFAIGNVFPQAHHGHCLWHLKEKVKLHACNVNKNIVGQKLMELGRYYTVDDFNSAYDSFKIRCPAAYKYVEECGIEKDKWARVFFPRDRYNLDTSNTLGSMKNVFKEATRWSLIPMLDCIIRKFSDWFTQRKDVVSRSMNTRLVPRVENYLHDLWAVAHKLPVRELDSYELKYEITDTAGKVFWATLVGKTCTCKVWDYEKFPCLHGLAAYIYFARNVDGRRLDIHELCSKYYWTEMWHLAYSRTLNVVPDMASWNVPDQIKEVKIIPPYRIKRQGRKRV, encoded by the coding sequence ATGAGCAATCACGTCAGAGATATACCTGGTAGTCCGAAAGAGAGCTACAAGATGTTGTATAGCTATTTGTACATGTTAGAGCAAGTGAATCCGGGGACAAAAACCTGTTTGAAATTGGATGATAGAAGTAAATTTGAGTACCTTTTCATAGCTTTGGGAGCTTGCATTGAAGGGTTTGCAGTTATGAGGAAGGTGATAGCTGTGGAGGGGATACGTCTGAAGAACGGTGGTGTTTTAGTTTTCGCGAAAGCTCAGGATCCTAATGGTCAGAGTTATCCACTTGCGTTTGCAGTAGTAGATGGTGAGAATCTTGCTAGTTGGACTTGGTTTTTCGAGATGCTTAAAAGTGTTATACCAGACTCTTCTGAACTGGTTTTCATTAGTACTCTTCATCAGAGCTTGATCTTCGCCATAGGAAACGTATTTCCACAGGCTCACCATGGTCATTGTTTATGGCATTTGAAGGAAAAGGTGAAATTGCATGCTTGTAACGTCAACAAGAATATAGTCGGGCAAAAACTTATGGAGTTGGGCAGATATTACACGGTTGATGACTTCAATTCTGCTTACGACTCATTTAAGATAAGATGTCCAGCTGCGTACAAGTATGTGGAGGAATGTGGTATTGAAAAGGACAAATGGGCAAGGGTTTTTTTCCCACGTGATAGGTACAACTTGGATACAAGCAACACTCTGGGATCAATGAAGAACGTGTTTAAAGAGGCAACAAGGTGGTCCTTAATACCAATGCTGGATTGTATCATTAGGAAATTCTCTGATTGGTTCACTCAACGGAAGGATGTTGTTTCTAGATCAATGAATACAAGACTGGTGCCTCGGGTTGAGAACTACTTGCACGATCTATGGGCTGTTGCACATAAGTTACCTGTGCGGGAACTTGATAGTTACGAGCTTAAGTACGAGATCACTGACACTGCAGGAAAGGTGTTTTGGGCGACCTTGGTTGGAAAAACTTGTACTTGCAAGGTGTGGGACTATGAAAAGTTCCCTTGTCTGCATGGACTGGCAGCTTATATCTATTTCGCTAGGAATGTTGATGGCAGGCGCCTTGATATCCATGAGTTGTGCTCAAAATACTACTGGACGGAAATGTGGCATTTGGCGTATTCCAGAACACTTAATGTTGTGCCCGACATGGCTTCTTGGAATGTACCAGATCAGATCAAGGAGGTGAAGATCATACCTCCATATCGCATCAAGCGGCAAGGAAGGAAAAGAGTTTAA